Below is a genomic region from Astatotilapia calliptera chromosome 13, fAstCal1.2, whole genome shotgun sequence.
AAGTTTGACGTTTCTGTGAATTTGGAAAAGAAATACTTTTGACTGGTTGGTTCTCCACGAAGGTGTCCGCATATTTATGTCCATATGGCGTCTTTGATTCTGAGTCTGCATATAGAGTTTATACAGTATGAGCAAAAGTATGTGGACAATTAAAGGTTCAGTTAAATTCTGAACAATCAACATTCAAAACCacgtcgtgtgtgtgtgtgtgtgtgtgtgtgtcagagcagaaaaacagattttaaaagcaaaacttttattttgaagagacacacacagacagtgccTCGCTCGCCCTCAGTCCCTCACTCTCTCACTCCATGGTTGTGAGTGTGACACCGGGCACACTAAGTCTTTTTACTAAGACTTATTTTGAAGTCTGTACTAATCATTGATTTCCTGTTGTttagtcagctgatggatttgTTGTGGAGCTGCAGACTGaggtttgacctttgacccagaTTCACCTCTGCCCCCTCGAACACCCAGCCTGTGGGTTGGGGGCGGGGCTTCTTCTCAACTCACACCTGGAATgtaccagttttgtttttttgctgtcatgtttttgttttttttgttgtgaaaTATTGAGTATTGATCTgttattagttttattgtttgCCGTTTAtagatttgtgatttttgatTCCAGAAATGCTCAGTTTCATTTAAATGATGattgaaaacaaaaactctaCTGATATTCCTTTAAATAGCAAACTGAttcctacaaaataaaagcctctaTAGTGGGGGAAATTGGGgttaaaacagaaatcaaagaatCTGTTTGACTTCCTGCAGTGCCCCCGGTGGCCTGGAGGAGTTTATATTTGTGGCACCTGTGAGCCTCCGTACCTGACCTCACTCTGTTCTTCTTCTGATTGAATGTCAGCTCGTTGCCTCCTCACAGCTCTGATTGTCACTCCCACCGAGGCCCGACGTTGGGTCATCGATTGGTCCCGCCTCTCTGACTAACGGAGGTGATCGATCATTGGACGGATTAATGGTGGAATGTTCAGGGGCTTTTTTCAGGTTTCCTGCAGagaaaactatttacagaaacGGGAGCTGCTCACAGTTTTCAGCCGCTTTCACGGGACGTGATGTCACAGCGGAGAGCGCTGCAGCCGCTGACAAGTTAAAGCTAGGCCGCTCGCTGATGTGGTGGGAAGGTCGAGTTGTGGTTGTGGCGTAGCGACAATCGACTGTTTGATGAGTTTCAGCTCTTTCTGAGATGTAAACTGCCCGTGTGCATGCTACGTGACATTTACACACCTGTGCGTATGTCTGAAACTTAACGGACTAAACGCTGTGCGAGCATTATGAACAATGCACACCGACAATTATCTGAAGTGACAGCAGGGAAGTTCacgcctccctcctcctctgggGAAACGTCGAGGAGTTCATGTTGACGTTTATGGCATTTCTCAACAGCGATGCGCCACctggtggcagatggctgcataATATTTAGGACACAATCAATTACCGCCATTGGTCAATTTAAATTTTACCAACTGGATTAACTCGTACGTCTGGTAACGACTAGTGACAGTAGCGACCACGCAGTGACCGCATGTGAGGTCAGATGTGCCCGCTGCTGTAACTCACagttcaaacaggaagtgaggcaTCTTGGTCCAACCGTGGCGTCGTGGGACtgaggttttttttgggtttttttgtttgtttgttttttaatcgtAACTTTGACGATGTGAATCAGCACGCGATGTCTCGCTGAAGGACGCCATCTCTGTTTGACCTCACAACATGCTACATCTGCCCCATTATACAccgtgatgatgtcacagtgatgtaGTTTTCAGATTGTTAGTTGACAGATGGTGGGAAACAGACCAAAAGAGTACGCACTGATTCAGTTGAaattaaacagcagaaaaagtAAACGAATCCGCACCAAACGTCACGCCGGAGCATCGAACCCTGAGCGTGTCCAggtggactgtgtgtgtgtttgggggggggtcGTATTGATAGAGACTTGAGGTGTTTGTGAGGACATTTCAGGCATTTTTCCAGTGGAAACACTGAGGTGAAGGTGGGCGGGGCTTCCTGCTCAGACTGCAGGTGAATAAAACATAGACAAGCGGAGCGAGCAGCTCAAAGCTGCGAGCTGATGaaacatttaaacctttttttccttttgcgaGTCCTTCATCCTGCAGACATGTCGTCCTCCTGCTGGAGTCGTCAGCTGCTGTTAAATTATTCACCTTTTTTCCGTCTCgctaatatttctgtgtgtgtgtgtgtgtgtgtgtgtgtgtgtgtgtgtgtgtgtgtgtgtgtgtgtgtgtgtgtgtgtgtgtgtgtgtgtgtgtgtgtgtgtgtgtgtgtgtgtgtgtgtgtgtgtgtgtgtgtgtgagagagagagtgtgagactGTGAGGAATGAGGTCACTGAGACTTTCCAAACAGACCAGGTTTCAGGGTCGGAGTCCTGGTACCGTTTACCTGGTACAAAACCAAaaggtaggtgtgtgtgtgtcagtgtgagagagagagagagtataaATAGATGATACATGAGGACTCGTACATCTTTAATGATGCGACTTGTCGGAGCAATGACATCACTCTACTTGTTTTACCCTTCACATTAAAACACTTCACAGCGTCAGTGTGTTGTAGCCTTTAGTTaatgcttttattctgaaaagtaTTAACTAAAGAGGTAGGAAACGGTGATGAACGACTCTGGTGATCTAAGGTCAGACTGAAGTGGTGTTTTTCTTGtctgcttcctgtttaaagtGACTCTGTGTCCCAGCATGCATCAGAGAAACATGCAAGTGTTCGCGTCAGTGGGTCCTTGATTTCCAGGCCCCGTGACAGCGGCGAGCAGCTCCTGTTGTCGTGTTCGTCTGATGTTTTTGGAAGCTCCGTTATCAGTGCTTGCTAACGTGTGGTGTTGCGCTGTTATGCGTCTCCTTTTACAGAGtagatgatttttaaaaaatggcgtTGATGAGTCAGATCCTGTTTGGAAGCCTCTGTATTAGTTggctcacctgtgcaggtggagCTGGGCGGCCTCACTGTTGGCGCTAAAAAGGTAAACACACGTTTctactgtattttcttttttcgttCTGTTTCGATGTGTCTGCACCAAGCCGACACCATCATGGCTGCGGGCGGACGGACGGGCGGGGGGCTTATGTGAAGACGACATGGAGTCACCCGAGGACCGACAAACGGTAACTAGTGGGGGAGTGTCTGATTGTAATCCCGCCCCTTACGCTCTCCCCCCAACGGGTGCTGTCTGAGGTCACGACCTCTGACCCCAGGCGCGGTGTTTTCGGGGTCAGCTGGGTGGTTTCCTGTCCTTGCCGCGTCTCGCCTGGCGGACAGAAACGGACTGTTAATCTCTGAcgattttattttctcagtttgtaaacaatgtatattttaaagctaataaaatattttaaacaaagcTCCGCCTCCTCGCCTGTTATTGTTTTAAGGACCTTTAAGTCAGGTTGGAGTTTATTTCCTTCATGCAGTACAAACCAATCAGATCGTCTCGTGTCTGAGCTTCACTTCCTGGTTCAAACTTTATTAATACAGCAGCTCATGAACAGTGTGACTGACTGAAGCTGGCGCTCTGTGTTCGACCTTTTGTGTTCTCATCGTGGGGTCACATGACCTGTGAGACCTTCGCGTAGTTCCCTGAGGTACTGCGCAAGTAAATGGGCGATGCTTCTCTGTTACCCATGCCCAAGCAGGTTTTTATCTACtaggggcgaccgtggctcagggggttgggaatcgcatctgtaaccggaaggtcgccggttcggtCCCTggactctctgtcctggtcgttgtgtccttgggcaagacactttaccctaccgcctactggtgttggccagaggggccgatggcgcgatatggcagcctggcttctgtcagtctgccccagggcagctgtggctacaactgtagctgcctccaccagtgtgtgaatgtgagagtgaatgaatagtggtattgtaaagcgctttgggtgccttgaaatcCAATCCATTACCACTGCGATGGTCGAGGAGGTGGAGCCGGGATGGACCTGGCAACCTCCTAATGGCGCCGCAGTTCTGAATGTGGATGCAGAGATGGACTGCTTTTCAGTGATTGATCAATAAATGCATTGAGCAGCAGATTTTCCCCCACTGTGACGCGTGTGGAGTTTGTAGCTGAATGTTGGGAGGAGGAGCAGCCTTTCCTCATGTATTTAAGGTGGAATTCCAGATGTCAGAGCTTATGTCGATCGAGTGGAATAAAGATTCCAACGTCTGTAGCGTCTGTGGACGCTCCTGTTACCTGCTTGCAAAAATAACCAGGTTTATCAAGCTGTTCCCGAACGCCTCGTCAGTGACCGTTTCCTCTGAGGCTGGACGGTAGCCCCACACACAGATTTGTATCAGGctctgctgccacctgctggtagCTGCAGGAACTGAGTCTTGCTGCGCCTCCCTCTGTGCGATAACTCAGCAAAGGATTGTTGGTAATGCAGTTTGAATCACCTGTAACAAGCTTCCAGTGAACAAGGAATCAGCCGGAGAACGGACTGTCCGGAGTATTTTAATGCAGGGGGACCTTTGAACTTTTACATTAAGTATGAACCAAATCAGAGTCTTTGAATTTAAAACAgtttcaggaaaaaaatagaagagAATCACCTGAAACCATCAGAACCATAATGACCATTTCAGCAAGAAATATCCTCAGAGACACGTGAAGCATGTCCCTTCACATTAAAAGCACAAGAACATTCACGATCTCAATTGGAAAAGAAATTGCTTTGATTTTAACAGACATGGACCAATCACAGGGCTTCACTTTAGTTAGGAAGGCGATGCACATCTGGAACAGctgctttcagtttttcagGCTACTGAAAAACTGTTCCAGAACCTTCTCCACCTCGTCCTCGCTGTAATCTCGCACCACAAAGTTCTCGACGTCAGTGGCTCCTCGGATCATGGCCGACAGGACtgcacagaaacaggaagtcagcacGAAGCAGCCAACCAGGTTGAAGCGTGTCaatgaggaaacaggaagtgcactCACTTCGTCCTGACGATGGTCTAAACAGGcagaagatttttttcttcatatcgACGGCTCGACCGAGCTCGTAGCCAACACCCAGAGACGGCTGCGTCACCTCGGCAACAACCACTGAAATCAGAGGTCAGAAGTCACATGGGTCACTGGCTCAAATTCCATGATCAACGATCAACAAAACGATTGGTTCTCACCATCAGATTGATGCAGCCAATCCAAGTCTCGGTTGTGAATGGCCTGGTCCCCGGACGCTGCATTGTTCTCTCCTGTCCAATCATAGTGCAGCAGTTCAGTGACataacgcacacacaaacacacacacactcttattttgaaggtcaGAACCAGAAAACCAAACCTGAAATCGGATACAGTTAATGTGACTCCGCCCATTTTTGTGACgcaaatgcttttatttctgaaatttttttttaccttggaGGTCAGCAGGTGCTGGTGTGACCTCGCCCTCTCTGATGCTTCACGTTTGATAAAGCTCGTCACTCTGACTTTGGCTgttacttcctgcacagctctctctccctctgtgtcctcagagACCAGTTTACCATCAAAGCGCTGTTATTGTCAGGCACCAGTCtgctgctgtgttcagtgtCGGCCTCTGACATcacagcctcatttctgctcttcaatactgaacaaatgtttgctcagctgtgtctgtaactttgctgtgcttcacttcagcagcatcaggtaatgttcacatgctgattcatggtttgcttcagtttaatatttttgaggttgtctgctataaaaagccaaagCAGGAAAATGTTCTAtgtttttatcctcagttactttgacacgaAGGCCTCTGCTGTAatgctcacacctctgatgaagtctcacagctttgttttcatacacagaCATAAAACATGGAGATGTGCTGATAACTGATCAGAATTatgatatttctgactgtctcaGTTGGAATCGAATAGAATCAGAGAAATCGATTCCCAGCCTCTTCCACCATGTGAACGCGCACCGTTCTGACTgccggtgttctgggaatccatcctacccGACAAACCATCCTACCCGTTGTTTCTACGCATGCGCACAACACGAACTTAAGTGGCAAATCGTCCTACCTTTGTTCATATGAGCATAtgagttttctgtgtgtgacctctgacctctgtcgcTGAGCTCGGCGCTGCTCACGTGCTCGGTCAATACGGTCCCGTAGCTCTGTAGCGCGTGCACGATCCTCCGGTACACGTGCACGTCGTCCCTCCCGCCGCGGATGCTGCCGCAGAAATAAACCTTCATCCCGTTTCTACTCAGACTCTACTGACGGTTCCCGCGCTGTCGCTATACGTCACCGGAAACAGGCGACCGCGCTCGGAGCTTGCGCCCTGAGCTCAGACTGACAGGTAGCTGAACGTCACGGAGGTGAAAGGCCAacagccctcctcctcctcatcggGATCGCGTGCCTTCACGGGGTCTGACACCTGAGGGTCACCCCCACCTGTATCTATAACCACACACAGGTGTTTATTTCcactgctgtgattggctgcttaGACTCTGATTGGCTCAGACAGAGTTTAGggtgaaataaaattaaaaaatcaaaCTTATTCTTCTGTGGTTTAGTCCTGACAAACTTCCTGTCGTTTCAAAATAAGGCATTTCAAAGCACAACATCAACTGTCAAAGGTCTCTGACACACTAAAAGTGTTTCCACTAACAGGTACTTTACAGCTGGTTTCCGATTCTCCCTCCCTGTATTCCCGCCTGGATGTTTTTCCAGTTTGGAGGCTTCAGATTTTTGCAGTTTGCAAACAAAGTTCCTCCGATTCTGTCGCACTGTCAGAAACAGCTGTTGCTGTCCTGCACAGTAATTCATAAACACAGATATTATTTGATGGATGTGGCTCCTGGCGTTGTTTACAGGTGCTGTCAGCCTGCCAGTAGATCACCTGTCGGGAGTTTTCTGGCACAGCTGTGGGGAACATCTGCTCCCCTGCAGAGCTTTACTCCACAGAGAGGTGACCTCTGAACCCCTGCTGTTGTATTTGGAGTTATTGACTGTGTCACTATTGTGAAACAGCACTGGAGAtcttcatgtatttattaaagACGATAATTCATTGATACGACCCGAAAGAAGCGCCTCAACACATTTGAATCCACATCTTCAGGTTCGGGTTGATAACCAGATTTGTGGTTTATCTTGGAAAGGTGCTTGTGTTGGATCAGACTGGATCAGTAGCACTCGTGTTCGGGGTTGTTGACGGCAGTGACTCACACTGAACATTTCTCTTCCATAAATATAAATGTGGGAAGcagaaaactgtgaaaacaacaaaatgcactTTTGTTTATGATACAACTTCTTTTTGGAGTGAGAAAAGAATCTGTTACTGTTCATGatgtttcatatttttgtgCTGTTGCTGTAAATATTTGTCTGTTCTGAGTTTTAGTTATTAAATCGAGTAAACATCATGAATATCTTCACTTTAACACACATCATGtgacctctttttgtttttgtttttatctgaagtaGACTCAGGTGAGTTTTCtgctgacttcctgttcaccTGTGACAACACACAGCTGTGAATGCATCAGAACATTACTCTGAAATACAGGCTTTCATTTTGGAAAAACTGAAGTACAGGAAGTCTGAACTTGATGAAACCTTTATTATCCCATATGTACACGATCAATAAATCAAAAAGTGAAGGTCGGAGAagaaacaacccccccccccccccacacacacacacacacacacacacacacacacacacgcgcagatCTTTAAATTGATGCGTTTAAGTTTCACAGACATAACAAAAATCCCCTCCCCTCAGTAGGCGCTCAGCAGCATCCCCGGGTTCCTCGCCGTGGCGTTGAGCATCACCTCGGGCACGTCTCTGGCCACCCGCTGCATGGGCGCCATGTTGTGTCCTTCCAGGGAGTCGAGCAGCCCTGAAACAAACACGGAGGAGAAAACACGAGTCAGCAGACACACCTGTGCAGAAGTAAGCATAAAAACCAGCGAGACAGAGCACGCCGTGCCGACCGAACCGCCCTGGACCGGCAGCAGGAGAACCACAAAAacctgtctctgtgcttctggtTCTGACCTTCTACGATGGTGTGGTAGTTGAAGTGCAGGTAGAGCAAAAAGAGCATGTGCAGCAGCCCCAGCgtcccacagaggaggagccgCGGCGTCTGACCCACAGTCCGAGAGAGCAGCGCCGCCacctgcgcgcacacacacacacacacaaacaggtgagCTCACACAGGGAGCGTGTCCTGGCACAGGAGCTGATGGGAAGCGACAAGCTCACCATGCGCAGTGTGGACAGGCCGCCGAGCAGCAGCCACAGCCCGTAGAACAGGAAGTGGAAGTGGATGTTGTAGGTGACGAGGAGGACGATGCAGGGACCAAACAGGCCGTAACCCTGGCAACGGCAGACAGGAGGTGAGGTCACATGACATCTTgtaggaggaggagggctgCATTCAGGTGCGGCTCAGAAACCTGAATCACATCTGAGagcagcaaaaacacaccaccctgttctgcgtgtgtgtgtgtgtgtgtgtgtgtgtgtgtagttccAGGACTTACCAGCAGGGACAGCATCTGCAGCATGGTGATCTGAGCGTTGACCAGGTATGCCAGGAAGTAGATAAAGGCTGAGACGCCGAGCCAGTAACCGAAACACGTCCCGATAGCAGTGCCCATCAGTGTGCCCTCTCtctgcaaatacacacacagagaacactttaacagacaaagaaacatgaacagggtgtgtgtgcatgtgtgtgttcttaCGATGACAGTTCCTGAGGTCTTCATGCCGTGCAGCAGGATCGCCACCAGAGTGAACACCAGCATCAGCGGCCCGTACAGCTCGCCTGCGATCTTCTGCACAGGAAGCACACACATCAGAGGAACCTAAACCTGGATCTGAACATCCTGTACAGGTGTGAATCTGACCATCGAACTGCAGTGAGACACGTTTGAACCCTTTATCGGCATCTCCACCACCAAGCTCCCTCACGAACATCAGCTCCAGCCTCCGGTCCAGCAGGAGGCGCTAAGCCTGCTCACTGACTGCCATTAACACTACGACAAAGAGACTCATGCATACCTGGGGGAAGTTGATCATGCGGACAGGTATCAGCGACTCGATCAACCTGCGGGGGAGTCAGCCATTAGCTGTTAGCACTAGTCTCAGCAGAAagcaggaaacagctgacaggaAGGAGGAAGTCTTACCTGTTGCGCACCTGTACCGGCTCTACGTCAAAGTATGGCCGCAGGATGTCGATGTTAGCGTACAGGTTGAAGGCTTTGGAGGCCTGACGCTTGCCCGCCTGCCACACCTGAACGCATCACACAGGTAAAACAtttcagagaagaagaaacgaGTTAGCGCTTTTCCACTAACACCTGCTCGGCTCGGCTTTTAGCcgtagtacctggtaccaggtaaaGTACCTTTAGTACCTGCTTGGCCAGGGTTCCAAGTGATCTGAGGTGATCCAAACATCTAACATCAACAGACTGCATCCCACCGATTGGCCGGTCAGTGGCTTCActcgatgagtcatgagagcgaCTCCTTTAGGAAAATCAAAACCGCCTTTTTTGAAACCCACAACAAGGAATGTGGCCACACAAACCAACACCGCGGCGTCTGACTGAACGCCACAGAGCAGCGGGTGCACCATCGCCTCGACATCCTCCACTGTTGTGTCGTGTTTGTGTCACGTTAAAACGACGCCACAGGACTGTCGTCACCGCTGACGTCAAACGACTGAAGCCGAGCAGGTACTAGCGAAAAAAGCGGTAAGAGTGACGTCACTAAGTAACAACAGAGGCGTCCAGGGGCTGTTAggttgatttttaaataaagctgttgtaattatatttatatacacactGCAAATGTGCTCGTATGGGTTGGCACTCCTTTGAAGGTTGAAAGCTTCGTTCGGCGTGACTGTCCGGACTGATAAACTGTAGG
It encodes:
- the dnph1 gene encoding 5-hydroxymethyl-dUMP N-hydrolase isoform X2, whose translation is MKVYFCGSIRGGRDDVHVYRRIVHALQSYGTVLTEHVSSAELSDRGENNAASGDQAIHNRDLDWLHQSDVVVAEVTQPSLGVGYELGRAVDMKKKIFCLFRPSSGRILSAMIRGATDVENFVVRDYSEDEVEKVLEQFFSSLKN
- the dnph1 gene encoding 5-hydroxymethyl-dUMP N-hydrolase isoform X1, whose amino-acid sequence is MKVYFCGSIRGGRDDVHVYRRIVHALQSYGTVLTEHVSSAELSDRGQRSHTENSYAHMNKGENNAASGDQAIHNRDLDWLHQSDVVVAEVTQPSLGVGYELGRAVDMKKKIFCLFRPSSGRILSAMIRGATDVENFVVRDYSEDEVEKVLEQFFSSLKN
- the yipf3 gene encoding protein YIPF3 isoform X1; translation: MSSGSGSRNTEPWGSFDDNLIQGGGSAVIDMENMDDTSGSSFEDMGEMHQRMKEEEEVAAEAAATEDDVADDGEFLGMKGLKGQLGRQVADEVWQAGKRQASKAFNLYANIDILRPYFDVEPVQVRNRLIESLIPVRMINFPQKIAGELYGPLMLVFTLVAILLHGMKTSGTVIREGTLMGTAIGTCFGYWLGVSAFIYFLAYLVNAQITMLQMLSLLGYGLFGPCIVLLVTYNIHFHFLFYGLWLLLGGLSTLRMVAALLSRTVGQTPRLLLCGTLGLLHMLFLLYLHFNYHTIVEGLLDSLEGHNMAPMQRVARDVPEVMLNATARNPGMLLSAY
- the yipf3 gene encoding protein YIPF3 isoform X2 — encoded protein: MENMDDTSGSSFEDMGEMHQRMKEEEEVAAEAAATEDDVADDGEFLGMKGLKGQLGRQVADEVWQAGKRQASKAFNLYANIDILRPYFDVEPVQVRNRLIESLIPVRMINFPQKIAGELYGPLMLVFTLVAILLHGMKTSGTVIREGTLMGTAIGTCFGYWLGVSAFIYFLAYLVNAQITMLQMLSLLGYGLFGPCIVLLVTYNIHFHFLFYGLWLLLGGLSTLRMVAALLSRTVGQTPRLLLCGTLGLLHMLFLLYLHFNYHTIVEGLLDSLEGHNMAPMQRVARDVPEVMLNATARNPGMLLSAY